A DNA window from Micromonospora inyonensis contains the following coding sequences:
- the ruvX gene encoding Holliday junction resolvase RuvX: MREFVRGVRLGVDVGQVRVGVSICDPDGILATPLVTLARDLTSEDDRVPTDVAELLRLVAEHGAVEVVVGLPVNLAGRHGPAAVHATSYATRLADVIAPVPVTLTDERMSTVVASRRLAERGVRGKRQRAVVDQAAAVEILQSWLDAQRRRT; the protein is encoded by the coding sequence GTGAGGGAATTCGTCCGGGGCGTCCGTCTCGGGGTGGACGTCGGACAGGTCCGGGTCGGCGTGTCGATCTGCGACCCGGACGGCATCCTGGCCACCCCGCTGGTCACCCTCGCCCGTGACCTGACCAGCGAGGACGACCGGGTGCCCACCGACGTTGCCGAGCTGCTCCGGCTCGTGGCCGAGCACGGGGCGGTCGAGGTGGTGGTCGGTCTCCCGGTGAACCTGGCCGGACGGCACGGCCCGGCCGCCGTACACGCCACGTCGTACGCGACCCGTTTGGCTGATGTAATAGCGCCTGTTCCGGTGACGCTGACGGACGAGAGGATGTCGACCGTGGTGGCTTCTCGTAGGCTGGCCGAGCGGGGCGTCCGGGGTAAACGGCAACGCGCGGTGGTCGACCAGGCCGCCGCGGTGGAGATTCTGCAGAGCTGGCTAGACGCGCAGCGGAGGCGGACGTAA
- the mltG gene encoding endolytic transglycosylase MltG: MIDDLDLGFDERDRGEKGKHRRSAMRKRKGKGKSGGGGRTVLALMLALVLLGAIGGGAFYGFDRVQSYFVTPDYDGTGTGEVTIEVKQGALIADIANVLYEAGVIKSAQAFIDAAEENARSKNIQPGTYKVRKEMSGESALGMLLDLKNKIVKGITIPEGRSAKQTFKLLSEQTKIPVEDFEAAAKDPEALGVPDWWFKRTDGKPVKKSVEGFLYPDTYEIPPKATAQVILKEMVSNFLTVTGKMNFAERVEKERGGISPYEALIVASLAQAEAGNKDDLGKVARVAYNRAYGEFPCNCLEMDVTVNYYLESTGQRTKSSKEMTAADMDNPKNPYNRKLRGMIPTPINNPGKDAMEGAMDPPAGKWLYFVAIDKEGHSAFAETYEEQLKNEAKAREAGII; the protein is encoded by the coding sequence ATGATCGACGACCTGGACCTCGGTTTCGACGAACGCGACCGGGGTGAGAAGGGCAAGCACCGGCGCAGCGCGATGCGCAAGCGCAAGGGCAAGGGCAAGTCCGGCGGCGGCGGCCGTACGGTGCTCGCCCTGATGCTGGCCCTCGTGCTGCTCGGCGCGATCGGCGGTGGCGCCTTCTACGGGTTCGACCGGGTGCAGAGCTACTTCGTCACCCCCGACTACGACGGCACCGGCACGGGTGAGGTGACCATCGAGGTCAAGCAGGGCGCGTTGATCGCGGACATCGCCAACGTGCTGTACGAGGCGGGCGTGATCAAGAGCGCCCAGGCGTTCATCGACGCCGCCGAGGAGAACGCGCGCAGCAAGAACATCCAGCCCGGCACCTACAAGGTGCGCAAGGAGATGAGCGGCGAGAGCGCGCTCGGCATGCTCCTCGACCTGAAGAACAAGATCGTCAAGGGGATCACCATCCCCGAGGGGCGCAGCGCCAAACAGACGTTCAAGCTCCTGTCGGAGCAGACCAAGATCCCGGTGGAGGACTTCGAGGCGGCGGCGAAGGACCCGGAGGCGCTCGGCGTCCCGGACTGGTGGTTCAAGCGCACCGACGGCAAGCCGGTCAAGAAGTCGGTCGAGGGTTTCCTCTACCCGGACACCTACGAGATCCCGCCGAAGGCGACCGCCCAGGTCATCCTCAAGGAGATGGTGTCGAACTTCCTCACCGTCACCGGCAAGATGAACTTCGCCGAGCGGGTGGAGAAGGAACGCGGCGGCATCAGCCCGTACGAGGCGCTGATCGTCGCGTCGCTCGCCCAGGCCGAGGCCGGCAACAAGGACGACCTCGGCAAGGTCGCCCGGGTGGCCTACAACCGCGCCTACGGTGAGTTCCCCTGCAACTGCCTGGAGATGGACGTCACGGTCAACTACTACCTGGAGTCGACCGGTCAGCGAACCAAGTCCTCCAAGGAGATGACCGCCGCCGACATGGACAACCCGAAGAACCCGTACAACCGCAAGCTGCGGGGCATGATTCCGACCCCGATCAACAACCCGGGCAAGGACGCGATGGAAGGGGCGATGGACCCGCCGGCGGGGAAGTGGCTGTACTTCGTGGCCATCGACAAGGAGGGGCACTCCGCCTTCGCCGAGACCTACGAGGAGCAGCTGAAGAACGAGGCCAAGGCGCGAGAGGCCGGCATCATCTGA
- the metK gene encoding methionine adenosyltransferase, with the protein MARRLFTSESVTEGHPDKIADQISDGILDALLSQDPRSRVAVETLITTGQVHVAGEVTTKAYADIPSIVRETILGIGYDSSRKGFDGASCGVSVSIGAQSPDIAQGVDNAFELRTGSSESALDAQGAGDQGMMFGFACSETPELMPLPIALAHRLARRLSAVRKDGTIPYLRPDGKTQVTIEYEGLRPVRLNTVVVSSQHAADISLDGLLAPDVREHVVDPELESLGLDSGGYRLLVNPTGRFEIGGPMGDAGLTGRKIIVDTYGGYARHGGGAFSGKDPSKVDRSAAYAMRWVAKNVVAAGLAERCETQVAYAIGKAHPVSLFIETFGTENVPVERIEQAVNEVFDLRPAAIIRDLNLLRPIYRQTAAYGHFGRELPELTWESTDRAADLKSAAGA; encoded by the coding sequence GTGGCACGTCGCCTGTTCACGTCCGAGTCGGTCACGGAGGGCCACCCGGACAAGATCGCTGATCAGATCAGTGATGGGATTCTGGATGCGTTGTTGAGTCAGGATCCGCGTTCGCGGGTCGCGGTGGAGACGTTGATCACGACGGGGCAGGTGCACGTCGCGGGTGAGGTGACCACGAAGGCGTATGCGGATATCCCGTCGATCGTGCGGGAGACGATCCTGGGGATCGGGTACGACTCGTCGCGTAAGGGGTTCGACGGGGCGTCGTGTGGGGTGAGTGTGTCGATCGGGGCGCAGTCGCCGGACATCGCGCAGGGTGTGGACAACGCGTTCGAGTTGCGGACGGGGTCGTCGGAGTCGGCGTTGGATGCGCAGGGTGCCGGGGATCAGGGCATGATGTTCGGGTTCGCGTGTTCGGAGACGCCGGAGCTGATGCCGTTGCCGATCGCTTTGGCGCACCGCCTGGCGCGGCGGTTGTCGGCGGTGCGGAAGGACGGCACGATTCCGTATCTGCGTCCGGATGGTAAGACGCAGGTGACCATCGAGTACGAGGGTCTGCGTCCGGTCCGCCTGAACACGGTGGTCGTGTCCTCGCAGCACGCGGCGGACATCTCGCTCGACGGACTCCTCGCCCCCGACGTGCGGGAACACGTCGTGGACCCCGAGCTGGAATCGTTGGGACTCGATTCCGGCGGGTACCGGTTGTTGGTGAACCCGACGGGTCGGTTCGAGATCGGTGGACCGATGGGCGACGCCGGCCTGACGGGTCGGAAGATCATCGTGGACACCTACGGTGGGTACGCCCGGCACGGTGGTGGGGCGTTCTCCGGTAAGGACCCCTCAAAGGTCGACCGGTCCGCCGCCTATGCGATGCGGTGGGTGGCGAAGAACGTCGTCGCCGCCGGACTGGCCGAACGCTGTGAGACGCAGGTCGCCTACGCGATCGGCAAGGCCCACCCGGTCAGCCTGTTCATCGAGACGTTCGGCACGGAGAACGTGCCGGTCGAGCGGATCGAGCAGGCCGTCAACGAGGTGTTCGACCTGCGTCCCGCGGCGATCATCCGGGACCTGAACCTGCTCCGCCCGATCTACCGGCAGACCGCAGCCTACGGCCACTTCGGCCGGGAACTGCCCGAGCTGACCTGGGAGAGCACCGACCGGGCCGCCGACCTCAAGTCGGCCGCAGGAGCCTGA
- a CDS encoding FAD-dependent monooxygenase — protein MTSRRHRTDVLVVGTGPVGLTLEAELARYGVDATVTGPEGRWHDLSCRVDAVRPYDDRVEARLVESRDGAVTVVTAGWLVACDGATAPLRPVPRPAGAGHPAPGTGRVFRCGGDRPGAGGHDGVSDAVNLGWKLAATLRRWAGAVLLDSYHEERRPAATDGPIGHRYHSSIAGRARVAGRVRRRRGAVRRPRLPRRGGRPPVPATVRPATAGRVRGLAGLAPAGRPGGPVGSGPGRDPTSRPRSGKRLSRTREEHCGTSPVHVRVGHGGPPGQDR, from the coding sequence ATGACGAGCAGACGACACCGGACGGACGTGCTGGTGGTGGGCACCGGCCCGGTCGGGCTGACCCTGGAGGCGGAACTGGCCCGGTACGGCGTCGACGCCACCGTCACCGGACCGGAGGGTCGATGGCACGACCTGTCCTGCCGGGTCGACGCGGTCCGGCCGTACGACGACCGGGTGGAGGCCCGGCTCGTCGAATCCCGCGACGGCGCGGTGACCGTGGTGACCGCCGGCTGGCTGGTCGCCTGCGACGGTGCCACCGCGCCGCTGCGCCCCGTCCCGCGCCCGGCCGGCGCCGGTCACCCAGCCCCGGGCACCGGCCGGGTGTTCCGCTGCGGCGGCGACCGCCCCGGCGCGGGCGGGCACGACGGCGTCAGCGACGCGGTCAACCTCGGCTGGAAGCTCGCCGCCACCCTGCGGCGCTGGGCCGGGGCGGTGCTGCTCGACAGCTACCACGAGGAACGACGGCCGGCGGCCACGGACGGCCCCATCGGCCACCGCTACCACTCGTCGATCGCCGGGCGTGCCCGCGTTGCGGGCCGCGTTCGCCGCCGCCGGGGTGCCGTTCGCCGTCCACGACTACCGCGACGCGGTGGTCGCCCACCGGTACCGGCAACCGTTCGTCCTGCTACGGCCGGACGGGTACGTGGCCTGGCGGGGCTGGCGCCCGCCGGCCGACCCGGTGGCCCTGTTGGATCTGGTCCGGGGCGCGACCCCACGTCCCGCCCCCGTTCCGGTAAGCGTCTGAGTCGAACCCGAGAGGAACACTGTGGCACGTCGCCTGTTCACGTCCGAGTCGGTCACGGAGGGCCACCCGGACAAGATCGCTGA
- a CDS encoding DUF948 domain-containing protein, producing MELGEVAALVAAIAFAMLVLILTLPILRLRHTVDATTRMINDLNEQTRPLLGNVNTTVENVNTALTQVQTSLDGVNLQLAKVDTMTSHAQNVTANVANLATVVSAAAANPLVKVAAFGYGVRKAASARRHAETEREVRDTIKQQRRAAKRGDR from the coding sequence GTGGAGCTTGGAGAGGTCGCGGCGCTGGTGGCGGCGATCGCGTTCGCGATGCTGGTGCTGATCCTGACGCTGCCCATCCTGCGACTGCGGCACACCGTGGACGCCACCACCCGCATGATCAACGACCTCAACGAGCAGACCAGGCCGCTGCTCGGCAACGTCAACACGACGGTGGAGAACGTCAACACCGCCCTTACCCAGGTGCAGACCTCGCTCGACGGGGTGAACCTCCAGCTCGCCAAGGTCGACACCATGACCAGCCACGCCCAGAACGTCACCGCCAACGTGGCGAACCTGGCCACCGTGGTCTCCGCGGCCGCCGCCAACCCGCTGGTCAAGGTCGCCGCCTTCGGGTACGGCGTGCGCAAGGCCGCCTCCGCCCGCCGGCACGCCGAGACCGAGCGCGAGGTGCGCGACACCATCAAGCAGCAGCGCCGCGCCGCCAAGCGCGGCGACCGCTGA
- a CDS encoding shikimate dehydrogenase, which yields MTHGRRAAVVGTPIAHSLSPAIHNAGYAAAGLTGWSYTRIECDAAGLPGLVAGLGPEWAGLSVTMPGKEAALTVAAEVSPVAAAVGAANTLVHRPDGSWYADNTDVVGMVEVLTAAGVAPGATVTVLGAGGTARAAVAAAARLAAKSVTVLARRPEAVAELRPVAGALGVPMVAAPWAEAAAHLDVDVVVSTLPKGAADPFAEVAAWRPGTVCFDAIYDPWPTPLAASARAAGARVVSGLDLLLAQAVGQFEHFTGVTAPVEAMRAALPPPR from the coding sequence ATGACGCACGGCCGTCGAGCGGCGGTGGTCGGTACGCCGATCGCGCACTCCCTCTCCCCGGCGATCCACAACGCCGGCTACGCGGCGGCCGGGCTGACCGGCTGGTCGTACACCCGGATCGAGTGTGACGCCGCCGGGCTGCCCGGCCTGGTCGCCGGGCTCGGCCCCGAGTGGGCCGGGCTGTCGGTGACCATGCCGGGCAAGGAGGCGGCGCTCACCGTGGCCGCCGAGGTGTCGCCGGTCGCCGCCGCCGTCGGGGCCGCGAACACGCTGGTCCACCGTCCCGACGGCTCCTGGTACGCGGACAACACCGACGTCGTCGGCATGGTGGAGGTGCTCACCGCCGCCGGGGTGGCTCCGGGTGCCACGGTCACCGTGCTCGGTGCCGGGGGCACCGCCCGGGCGGCCGTCGCGGCGGCGGCGCGGCTGGCCGCGAAGTCGGTGACCGTGCTGGCCCGCCGTCCGGAGGCGGTGGCGGAGCTACGGCCGGTGGCCGGGGCGCTCGGCGTGCCGATGGTTGCTGCCCCGTGGGCCGAGGCCGCCGCGCACCTCGACGTCGACGTGGTGGTCTCCACCCTGCCGAAGGGGGCGGCCGACCCGTTCGCCGAGGTGGCCGCCTGGCGGCCCGGGACGGTCTGCTTCGACGCCATCTACGACCCGTGGCCGACCCCGCTCGCCGCGTCCGCCCGGGCGGCCGGCGCTCGGGTGGTCTCCGGCCTGGACCTGCTGCTCGCCCAGGCCGTCGGCCAGTTCGAGCACTTCACCGGCGTCACCGCCCCGGTCGAGGCGATGCGCGCGGCGCTGCCGCCGCCCCGCTGA
- the alaS gene encoding alanine--tRNA ligase, translating to MKTAEIKRRYLAHFEANGHAVVPSAPLPAISDPNLLFVNAGMVQFVPYFLGQQTPPYPRATSVQKCIRTPDIDEVGKTSRHGTFFQMNGNFSFGAYFKEGAIPLAWELSTKPAAEGGFGLDPERIWATVYLDDDEAYDIWRSVGVPTERIVRRGKADNFWSMGIPGPAGPCSELYYDRGPAYGRDGGPEVDEDRYLEYWNLVFMQYEIADVTSKEHFRIVGDLPKKNIDTGMGLERMASILQGVDNLYEIDEVRPILDRASVLSGKRYGASSGHVAAESHPDDVRLRVVADHVRTALMLIGDGVTPSNEGRGYVLRRIMRRAIRAMRLLGYQDRALPELLPVARDCMSPSYPELATEFDRISQYAYAEEDAFLSTLRAGTTILDTAISETKQAGKPALSGDKAFQLHDTYGFPIDLTLEIAAEQGLTVDAEGFRRLMADQRSRAKADAKARKTGHTDLSAYRSVLDSGGPVTFTGYTETRREARVRALLSGGAPVAAAVEGDTVELVLDATPFYAEGGGQQPDQGLVTVGGGEVEIFDVQQPVPGLVVHRARVRRGEVRAGETGFAEIDVTRRRAISRSHTATHLVHQTMRNFLGESATQAGSLNAPGRLRFDFNTPTGVAPSVLHDVEQQVNEVLLADLEVHAFVTSLEEARRLGAMALFGEKYGDEVRVVEVGDYARELCGGTHVDRSGQLGLVKILSESSIGSGVRRVEALVGMDAFRFLAKEHLLVARLAELYRVPSEQVADRVEQTVTQLRDAEKELEKLRAQLVLGGAAALAAQAKDVRGVAYVGTEAPEGAAGNDVRTLAQEIRGRIDAARPAVVAVAARAGGKASLVVAVNGAARSRGLAANDLVKAAFSGRGGGSPDLAQGGGLPAAEAPNLLLTVEKAISEA from the coding sequence ATGAAGACGGCGGAGATCAAGCGGCGGTATCTCGCCCACTTCGAGGCGAACGGCCATGCCGTGGTGCCGTCCGCTCCGCTGCCCGCCATCAGCGACCCGAACCTGCTGTTCGTCAACGCCGGCATGGTGCAGTTCGTCCCGTACTTCCTGGGTCAGCAGACCCCGCCGTACCCGCGGGCGACCAGTGTCCAGAAGTGCATCCGCACCCCAGACATCGACGAGGTCGGCAAGACCAGCCGACACGGCACGTTCTTCCAGATGAACGGCAACTTCTCCTTCGGTGCCTACTTCAAGGAGGGGGCGATCCCGCTCGCCTGGGAGTTGTCCACGAAGCCGGCGGCGGAGGGTGGCTTCGGGCTCGACCCGGAGCGGATCTGGGCGACGGTCTACCTGGACGACGACGAGGCATATGACATCTGGCGGTCGGTGGGCGTGCCGACCGAGCGGATCGTGCGTCGGGGCAAGGCCGACAACTTCTGGTCGATGGGCATCCCCGGCCCGGCCGGGCCGTGCTCCGAGCTGTACTACGACCGCGGCCCCGCCTACGGGCGCGACGGCGGCCCGGAGGTCGACGAGGACCGCTACCTGGAGTACTGGAACCTCGTTTTCATGCAGTACGAGATCGCGGACGTGACCAGCAAGGAGCACTTCCGCATCGTCGGTGACCTGCCGAAGAAGAACATCGACACCGGCATGGGCCTGGAGCGGATGGCCTCCATCCTCCAGGGCGTCGACAACCTCTACGAGATCGACGAGGTCCGGCCGATCCTCGACCGTGCCTCCGTGCTGTCCGGCAAGCGGTACGGCGCGAGTTCCGGCCACGTGGCCGCCGAGTCGCACCCGGACGACGTCCGGCTGCGCGTGGTCGCCGACCACGTCCGTACCGCGCTGATGCTCATCGGCGACGGGGTGACCCCGAGCAACGAGGGGCGCGGCTACGTGCTGCGCCGGATCATGCGCCGGGCGATCCGGGCGATGCGGCTGCTGGGCTACCAGGACCGGGCGTTGCCCGAGCTGCTGCCGGTGGCCCGGGACTGCATGTCCCCGTCGTACCCGGAACTGGCCACCGAGTTCGACCGGATCTCGCAGTACGCGTACGCGGAGGAGGACGCCTTCCTCTCCACCCTGCGGGCCGGCACCACGATCCTGGACACCGCGATCAGCGAGACGAAGCAGGCCGGGAAGCCGGCACTCTCCGGCGACAAGGCGTTCCAACTGCACGACACGTACGGCTTCCCGATCGACCTGACCCTGGAGATCGCCGCCGAGCAGGGGCTGACCGTCGACGCGGAGGGCTTCCGCCGGCTGATGGCCGACCAGCGCTCCCGCGCCAAGGCCGACGCGAAGGCCCGCAAGACCGGGCACACCGACCTGTCCGCGTACCGGTCGGTGCTGGACAGCGGCGGCCCGGTGACCTTCACCGGGTACACCGAGACCAGGCGCGAGGCGAGAGTCCGGGCGCTGCTCTCCGGCGGTGCCCCGGTCGCGGCGGCGGTCGAGGGGGACACCGTCGAGCTGGTGCTCGACGCGACCCCGTTCTACGCCGAGGGCGGTGGACAGCAGCCCGACCAGGGCCTGGTCACCGTCGGTGGCGGCGAGGTCGAGATCTTCGACGTCCAGCAGCCGGTGCCCGGCCTGGTGGTGCACCGGGCGCGGGTGCGTCGGGGCGAGGTGCGGGCCGGGGAGACGGGCTTCGCTGAGATCGACGTGACCCGGCGGCGGGCGATCTCCCGCTCGCACACCGCCACCCACCTGGTGCACCAGACCATGCGCAACTTCCTCGGCGAGTCGGCCACCCAGGCGGGTTCGCTGAACGCACCGGGCCGGCTGCGGTTCGACTTCAACACCCCGACCGGGGTCGCGCCGAGCGTGCTGCACGACGTGGAGCAGCAGGTCAACGAGGTGCTCCTGGCCGACCTGGAGGTGCACGCCTTCGTCACCTCGCTGGAGGAGGCCCGCCGGCTCGGCGCGATGGCGCTCTTCGGCGAGAAGTACGGCGACGAGGTGCGGGTCGTCGAGGTCGGCGACTACGCCCGTGAGCTGTGCGGCGGCACCCACGTCGACCGCTCCGGGCAGCTCGGGCTGGTGAAGATCCTCTCCGAGTCGTCGATCGGGTCCGGGGTGCGCCGGGTCGAGGCGCTGGTCGGGATGGACGCGTTCCGCTTCCTGGCCAAGGAGCACCTGCTCGTCGCGCGACTGGCGGAGCTGTACCGGGTGCCCAGCGAGCAGGTTGCCGACCGGGTCGAGCAGACCGTCACCCAGCTCCGCGACGCCGAGAAGGAGCTGGAGAAGCTCCGCGCCCAGCTGGTGCTCGGCGGTGCGGCGGCGCTCGCCGCGCAGGCGAAGGACGTGCGCGGAGTCGCGTACGTCGGCACCGAGGCGCCGGAGGGCGCGGCCGGCAACGACGTGCGGACCCTCGCCCAGGAGATCCGGGGCCGGATCGATGCGGCGCGGCCGGCGGTGGTCGCGGTGGCGGCCCGTGCGGGCGGCAAGGCGTCCCTGGTGGTGGCGGTGAACGGCGCGGCGCGCAGCCGCGGACTGGCCGCGAACGACCTGGTCAAGGCGGCCTTCTCCGGCCGGGGCGGGGGCAGCCCCGACCTGGCGCAGGGCGGTGGCCTGCCGGCGGCCGAGGCGCCGAATCTGCTGCTGACGGTGGAAAAGGCGATCAGCGAGGCGTGA